A genome region from Thermoflexus sp. includes the following:
- a CDS encoding Uma2 family endonuclease, which translates to ADLVVEIVSPESAPRDRGEKFYEYQEAGIPEYWLIDPVRQQAEFYQRDDRGRFQHVPPDPHGIYRPHTIPGFWIRVDWLWQDPLPPVDMILLEIGGDAYARRLIERLRERGWL; encoded by the coding sequence CGCCGACCTGGTGGTCGAAATCGTCTCCCCCGAAAGCGCCCCCCGCGACCGGGGCGAAAAATTCTACGAATACCAGGAAGCCGGCATCCCCGAATACTGGCTCATCGACCCGGTCCGCCAGCAGGCGGAGTTCTATCAGCGGGATGATCGGGGCCGTTTTCAGCACGTGCCCCCGGATCCCCACGGGATCTATCGTCCCCACACCATCCCCGGGTTCTGGATCCGGGTGGATTGGCTCTGGCAAGACCCGTTGCCGCCTGTGGACATGATCCTGCTGGAGATTGGGGGCGATGCTTACGCTCGTCGCCTGATCGAGCGTCTCCGGGAACGAGGATGGTTGTGA